One Triticum dicoccoides isolate Atlit2015 ecotype Zavitan chromosome 5B, WEW_v2.0, whole genome shotgun sequence genomic window carries:
- the LOC119306617 gene encoding zinc finger protein ZAT5-like: MGVGMKRAREEERVVSLALSLSTDSSATSTTTSDSSTGAPAMVPRKRARRGRAVATSGEGEFVCKTCGRAFETFQALGGHRTSHLRGRHGLELGVGVARAIKQRKRQEDKQHDCHICGLGFETGQALGGHMRRHREEMSLSGAMDRWVALSDQEAGHQHAAVDRPPVLLELFV; encoded by the coding sequence ATGGGAGTGGGCATGAAGCGCGCGAGGGAGGAGGAGCGGGTTGTGTCGCTGGCGCTGTCGCTCAGCACAGACTCCTCGGCGACGTCCACCACGACGTCGGACAGCTCGACCGGTGCGCCGGCGATGGTCCCCAGGAAGAGGGCGCGGCGGGGGAGAGCTGTGGCCACGTCCGGGGAGGGGGAGTTTGTGTGCAAGACTTGCGGGCGTGCCTTCGAGACGTTCCAGGCGCTGGGCGGGCACCGGACCAGCCACCTCCGCGGCCGCCATGGGCTGGAGCTCGGCGTCGGCGTCGCCAGGGCCATCAAGCAGCGGAAGCGGCAGGAGGACAAGCAGCACGACTGCCACATCTGCGGGCTGGGCTTCGAGACGGGCCAGGCGCTGGGCGGGCACATGCGGCGGCACCGCGAGGAGATGTCACTCAGCGGCGCCATGGACCGGTGGGTCGCGCTGTCGGATCAAGAGGCTGGGCACCAGCACGCCGCCGTGGACCGGCCGCCAGTCTTGCTCGAGCTTTTTGTCTAG